Proteins from a single region of Mucilaginibacter daejeonensis:
- a CDS encoding plasmid pRiA4b ORF-3 family protein, producing the protein MAVYRFRVTFEDYDDISREIDIKSTHTFVDLHKAIHQSVGYDPEYSSSFYISNDQWTKGEELAYKPSERKVNRGVTLMENAKLAKFIDDPHQKFYYTSNFDRPFDFHVELVKILDEAPGATYPLTAKTVGEAPKQFGNVVAPASGTANAVSEDLDFLNEMEYNPEDTEHFSEVTEDGGTDSEENDEEDEFSNEFSDDENYDEEERGGRGGRNDDY; encoded by the coding sequence ATGGCAGTATACCGGTTCAGGGTAACTTTTGAAGATTATGACGACATCAGCAGAGAGATCGATATCAAATCGACCCATACCTTTGTTGACCTACATAAAGCAATTCATCAGTCGGTGGGCTATGATCCTGAGTACTCTTCATCATTTTACATCAGTAACGATCAATGGACCAAAGGCGAAGAGCTGGCCTACAAACCTTCGGAGCGCAAAGTGAACCGGGGCGTAACATTGATGGAGAACGCCAAGCTGGCCAAATTCATTGACGACCCTCACCAAAAATTCTACTACACCTCTAATTTTGACCGTCCGTTCGATTTTCATGTCGAACTGGTGAAGATACTGGACGAAGCACCTGGTGCCACATATCCACTTACCGCTAAAACAGTAGGCGAAGCGCCTAAACAATTTGGCAACGTAGTCGCACCAGCCTCTGGAACGGCCAATGCGGTAAGTGAAGACCTTGATTTCCTGAATGAAATGGAATATAATCCTGAGGATACCGAGCATTTCAGTGAAGTGACCGAGGACGGCGGAACCGATAGCGAAGAGAACGATGAAGAGGATGAATTCAGCAACGAGTTCTCAGATGATGAGAACTATGACGAAGAAGAACGTGGTGGTCGTGGTGGCCGCAACGACGATTATTGA